The proteins below are encoded in one region of Thermus caldifontis:
- a CDS encoding zinc-dependent alcohol dehydrogenase has translation MKALLYTPSLPRFFAARVLGKRFPKGLLPLRLAQVPLPERPGFLKVKVRLSGVCGSDLALLYGKSPPSISPFFSFPAVLGHEILGEVEGSLVAVNPLLACADRGLPPCPACQRGEEGLCRNVAEGPLAPGMLGYNRDLPGGWGEWVLARPERLYPIPGGVPEERGVLAEPLAVVVRGLKKLRPWPQEILVLGMGTLGLLALKALRALGFAGKVYGVAKYPHQAERALAFGADGIYGSAKEALLERARRYRYLLFEGYRGGYEAVIEASGSGLGFRQALTLAQEGGRVLLLGAPGLDWADLSPFWFKEVGLVGSYTYSPEEFAQAVGLLPELKGLEALIGGIFSLTDWQKALSAKGKALFRPNVS, from the coding sequence ATGAAGGCCCTCCTCTACACCCCCTCCCTTCCCAGGTTCTTTGCCGCGCGAGTCTTGGGCAAGCGTTTTCCCAAGGGTCTTCTGCCCCTCCGCCTCGCCCAGGTGCCCCTTCCCGAACGGCCAGGCTTCCTGAAGGTCAAGGTGCGGCTAAGCGGGGTCTGCGGCTCGGACCTGGCCCTCCTCTACGGGAAAAGCCCCCCCTCCATCAGCCCCTTCTTCTCCTTCCCCGCCGTCCTGGGCCACGAGATCCTGGGGGAGGTGGAGGGAAGCCTGGTGGCGGTGAACCCCCTCCTCGCCTGCGCCGACCGCGGGCTTCCCCCCTGCCCAGCATGCCAGCGGGGTGAGGAGGGGCTGTGCCGGAACGTGGCCGAAGGGCCCTTGGCCCCCGGGATGCTGGGCTACAACCGGGACCTGCCGGGGGGGTGGGGGGAGTGGGTGTTGGCCCGGCCCGAGAGGCTTTATCCCATCCCTGGGGGCGTCCCCGAGGAGCGGGGCGTTTTGGCCGAGCCCCTGGCGGTGGTGGTGCGGGGTCTTAAGAAGCTGAGGCCGTGGCCCCAGGAGATCCTGGTCCTAGGTATGGGTACCCTGGGGCTCCTGGCCCTCAAAGCCCTTCGGGCCCTGGGGTTTGCCGGCAAGGTGTATGGGGTGGCCAAGTACCCCCACCAGGCGGAGCGGGCTTTGGCCTTCGGGGCAGACGGGATCTACGGGAGCGCCAAGGAGGCCCTATTGGAGCGGGCCCGGCGCTACCGCTACCTCCTCTTTGAGGGATACCGGGGCGGGTACGAGGCGGTCATAGAGGCCTCGGGAAGCGGGCTTGGTTTCCGCCAGGCCCTCACCCTGGCCCAGGAAGGAGGCCGGGTGCTCCTCCTGGGAGCCCCAGGCCTGGACTGGGCCGACCTCTCCCCCTTCTGGTTCAAGGAGGTGGGCCTGGTGGGAAGCTACACCTATAGTCCCGAGGAGTTCGCCCAGGCGGTGGGTCTTCTCCCGGAGCTCAAGGGTTTGGAAGCCCTCATCGGGGGCATCTTCTCCCTTACCGACTGGCAAAAAGCCCTCTCTGCCAAGGGCAAGGCCCTATTCCGGCCAAATGTGTCCTGA
- a CDS encoding AAA family ATPase → MAWEEEPFLAAGERLRALLREVKRVIVGQDHLLERMLVALLARGHLLIEGVPGLAKTLAVKTLAQAVGGNFKRIQFTPDLVPADLLGTRIYNPRDGEFKTELGPIFAHLLLADEINRAPAKVQSALLEAMQERQVTLGKETYPLPKPFLVLATQNPIESEGTYPLPEAQLDRFLLKVVVGYPAFHEELLIVGRMTTGEEVQVAQVLSLEEVSELARLADRVYVHPKVAEHAVALVQATRDLEGAGLKDLKPFVAYGASPRASLALVQGAKALALVRGRAHALPEDVRDLYLDALRHRVILSYQALAEGVRVEDVLEAILKRLPPPFVPLHDPHGDARSPLGPPGA, encoded by the coding sequence ATGGCCTGGGAAGAAGAACCCTTTTTGGCAGCAGGGGAAAGGCTCCGGGCCCTTTTAAGGGAGGTCAAGAGGGTTATCGTGGGCCAGGACCACCTCCTGGAGAGGATGCTGGTGGCCCTTCTTGCCCGGGGCCACCTCCTCATCGAGGGGGTACCGGGGCTGGCCAAGACCCTGGCGGTGAAGACCCTGGCCCAGGCGGTAGGGGGGAACTTCAAGAGAATCCAGTTCACCCCCGATCTGGTGCCCGCTGACCTCCTGGGCACTCGCATCTACAACCCCAGGGATGGGGAGTTCAAGACCGAGCTCGGTCCCATCTTCGCCCACCTCCTTTTGGCGGACGAGATCAACCGGGCCCCAGCCAAGGTGCAGTCGGCCCTCCTCGAGGCCATGCAGGAGCGCCAGGTGACCCTGGGCAAAGAAACCTACCCCCTGCCCAAGCCCTTCCTGGTGCTGGCCACACAAAACCCCATAGAAAGCGAGGGCACCTATCCCCTGCCGGAGGCCCAGCTGGACCGCTTCCTCCTCAAGGTGGTGGTGGGCTACCCCGCCTTCCACGAGGAGCTCCTCATCGTGGGGCGCATGACCACGGGGGAGGAGGTCCAGGTAGCCCAGGTGCTTTCCCTGGAGGAGGTTTCGGAGCTGGCCCGTCTGGCCGACCGCGTCTACGTCCACCCCAAGGTGGCCGAGCACGCCGTAGCCCTGGTCCAGGCCACCCGGGACCTGGAAGGTGCGGGGCTTAAGGACCTGAAGCCCTTTGTGGCCTACGGGGCAAGCCCCCGGGCCTCCTTGGCCTTGGTCCAGGGAGCTAAGGCCCTGGCCCTGGTCCGGGGGCGGGCCCACGCCCTTCCGGAGGATGTGCGGGACCTGTACCTGGACGCCCTCCGCCACCGCGTGATCCTCTCCTACCAGGCTTTGGCGGAGGGCGTGCGGGTGGAAGATGTGCTGGAAGCCATCTTAAAGCGCCTTCCCCCGCCCTTTGTGCCCCTCCACGACCCTCATGGAGACGCCCGAAGCCCTCTTGGCCCGCCTGGAGCTTAA
- a CDS encoding DUF58 domain-containing protein, which translates to METPEALLARLELKVVRPLDGLLFGDYRGVFYGKSLELAEISPYNPGDEAERIDWPATARTGELHVRRFREERELTLWLLLDGSPSMRFGSRRREKYTLALELALSVAYIALRHGNRVGAILPSGLLPPKGGKAQALLLAREALKGGEPLPLGEALGLLERVARRRSLVFTFSDFLDSFSAPFSRLAARHDLVAVLVEDPLERALPQAGVLSFFDPETGAQVEVNTLDPRVREAYRQRAEALRVARVREILKAGADFLVASTEMDLVPLLLRFVERRRWWHLKAPRASS; encoded by the coding sequence ATGGAGACGCCCGAAGCCCTCTTGGCCCGCCTGGAGCTTAAGGTGGTGCGTCCCCTGGATGGGCTCCTCTTCGGGGACTACCGGGGGGTGTTCTACGGCAAGAGCCTGGAGCTTGCGGAGATCAGCCCCTACAACCCCGGGGACGAAGCCGAGCGCATCGACTGGCCCGCCACCGCCCGCACGGGGGAGCTACACGTGCGCCGCTTTCGGGAAGAGCGGGAGCTCACCCTCTGGCTCCTCCTGGACGGAAGCCCCTCCATGCGCTTTGGCTCTAGGAGGCGGGAAAAGTACACCCTGGCCCTGGAGCTGGCCCTGAGCGTGGCCTACATCGCCCTCCGGCATGGGAACCGGGTGGGGGCTATCCTGCCCTCGGGCCTCCTGCCCCCCAAAGGGGGCAAGGCCCAGGCCCTCCTCCTGGCCCGGGAGGCCCTTAAGGGCGGGGAGCCGCTTCCCCTGGGGGAAGCCTTGGGGCTTCTGGAAAGGGTGGCCAGGCGCAGGAGCCTGGTCTTCACCTTCTCGGACTTCCTGGACTCCTTTTCCGCCCCCTTTTCCCGCCTGGCCGCCCGGCACGACCTGGTGGCGGTCCTGGTGGAAGATCCCCTGGAGCGGGCCCTACCCCAGGCAGGGGTGCTCTCCTTCTTTGACCCGGAAACCGGGGCCCAGGTGGAGGTAAACACCTTAGACCCAAGGGTACGGGAGGCTTATCGCCAAAGGGCTGAGGCCCTGAGGGTGGCCCGGGTACGGGAGATCCTTAAAGCCGGTGCCGACTTCCTGGTGGCCTCCACGGAGATGGACCTGGTTCCCCTCCTCCTCAGGTTTGTGGAAAGGAGGCGTTGGTGGCATTTAAAAGCCCCGAGGGCTTCCTCCTAG
- a CDS encoding vWA domain-containing protein: protein MAFKSPEGFLLGLLLLGAGGLLLWLLGRAGRRRLLSALDPAFLPGPKPLPLPFLLAPLFLLLAAGRLEAPLPWRENLTQALLVVDTSHSMAADDETPTRLERAKALAQSFLRGLDPSVKVGLVSFGPQAVLVLSPTRDRQALLKALQGLKPGGTTPLGQGLLQAQRILRPKGPEGDLPQVKPPAAILLLSDGAANAGSDPLEAAKELSRAGLPIFVRPLGDPKGAVSRIGEGLYFVPTNPLSLLRLAQATGGQALGEDFQPLYRALRPYRVWRTQTLDLTQALVVAGLLCLSFGAYLSLAREGRWP from the coding sequence GTGGCATTTAAAAGCCCCGAGGGCTTCCTCCTAGGCCTTCTCCTCCTGGGCGCAGGGGGGCTACTCCTCTGGCTTTTGGGGCGGGCCGGGCGGAGGCGGCTTCTCTCCGCCTTGGACCCCGCCTTCCTCCCAGGGCCTAAGCCCCTACCCCTTCCCTTCCTCCTGGCCCCTCTTTTCCTCCTACTGGCGGCAGGTCGCCTCGAAGCCCCCCTTCCCTGGCGGGAGAACCTCACGCAGGCCCTTCTGGTGGTGGACACCAGCCACTCCATGGCCGCAGACGACGAAACTCCCACCCGCCTGGAGCGGGCCAAGGCCCTGGCCCAAAGCTTCCTTCGCGGCCTGGATCCCTCGGTGAAGGTAGGGCTGGTGAGCTTCGGACCCCAGGCGGTCCTGGTCCTCTCCCCTACCCGGGACCGCCAGGCCCTCCTTAAGGCCCTGCAAGGCCTCAAACCCGGGGGGACCACCCCCTTGGGCCAAGGCCTCCTCCAGGCCCAGCGGATCCTGCGGCCCAAGGGGCCAGAGGGGGATCTTCCCCAGGTGAAACCCCCCGCCGCTATCCTCCTCCTTTCCGATGGGGCTGCCAACGCCGGGAGCGATCCCCTCGAGGCGGCTAAAGAGCTCTCCCGGGCAGGCCTCCCCATCTTCGTGCGCCCCCTGGGCGACCCCAAGGGAGCGGTGAGCCGCATCGGGGAAGGGCTTTACTTCGTGCCCACCAATCCCCTGAGCCTCCTGCGCCTGGCCCAGGCCACCGGGGGCCAGGCGCTCGGTGAGGATTTCCAACCCCTCTACCGGGCCCTCCGCCCCTACCGGGTATGGCGAACCCAGACCCTGGACCTCACCCAGGCCCTGGTGGTGGCTGGGCTCCTATGCCTTTCCTTCGGCGCTTACCTGAGCCTGGCCCGGGAAGGGAGGTGGCCGTGA
- a CDS encoding vWA domain-containing protein — protein sequence MSLQAPEALSLLILLAFLLVGLYPRRPKARLPHPLVPLLQQAARESRGILPWLPPALFFLGLCLLVLAATRPLMPLPGQASRNVAILVIDVSRSMMAADLKPSRLEAAKEAARAFLREAPKALRIGLVAFSGNAQTVHPPTTDRRLLKESLDSLEFGRSTAIGEGILEALHNIREAGGEGEVLLLTDGRNRTGRDPLEAAAEASRMGVRIYAVGVGVPGWTPGPEDPVSAFGFFPGAFEVDEELLWSLAEFTGGRYYLVASEKELSDLYQKLARSVRLEVMPGEAAGFLGVLGGFLALLGVALRRYLSPA from the coding sequence GTGAGCCTTCAGGCCCCCGAGGCCCTAAGCCTTCTCATCCTTTTGGCCTTCTTGCTGGTGGGCCTCTATCCAAGGCGCCCCAAGGCCCGCTTGCCCCATCCCTTGGTCCCCCTGCTGCAACAGGCGGCCCGGGAGTCCCGGGGAATCCTTCCCTGGTTGCCCCCAGCCCTCTTTTTCCTTGGGCTTTGCCTCCTGGTCCTGGCAGCCACAAGACCGCTGATGCCCCTCCCCGGCCAAGCAAGCCGAAACGTGGCGATCCTGGTCATAGACGTAAGCCGCAGCATGATGGCAGCCGACCTGAAGCCAAGCCGCCTCGAGGCGGCCAAGGAAGCCGCCCGGGCCTTCCTCCGAGAGGCACCCAAGGCCCTAAGGATTGGGCTCGTGGCCTTCAGCGGCAACGCCCAGACCGTCCACCCCCCCACCACCGACCGCAGGCTCCTAAAGGAAAGCCTGGACAGCCTGGAGTTCGGCCGCTCCACCGCCATAGGGGAGGGAATCCTGGAAGCCCTGCACAACATCCGGGAGGCAGGGGGCGAAGGGGAGGTCCTCCTCCTCACCGACGGCAGGAACCGAACGGGCAGGGACCCCCTGGAGGCGGCGGCCGAGGCCTCCCGCATGGGGGTGCGCATCTACGCCGTGGGGGTGGGGGTACCGGGATGGACCCCAGGCCCCGAGGATCCGGTGAGCGCCTTTGGCTTCTTCCCGGGGGCCTTTGAGGTGGACGAGGAACTCCTCTGGTCCCTGGCGGAGTTCACCGGGGGGCGGTATTACCTGGTGGCCTCGGAAAAGGAGCTTTCCGACCTCTACCAGAAGCTCGCCCGCTCCGTGCGCCTCGAGGTCATGCCCGGGGAGGCTGCTGGGTTTCTGGGGGTCCTGGGAGGCTTTTTGGCCCTCTTAGGAGTGGCCTTGCGGCGTTACCTCTCCCCCGCCTAG
- a CDS encoding cell division protein FtsX has translation MYAFREGLRQILRHPTASLATFFTALVSFALLYFLGLVLWNLERVVHTLERELEVAAFLQKGADVEAILSEIQGWGEVGEVRLQSKEEALAQLVLDYPYLAEAKDLVENPLPDTLRLRLKDPEAVRTVAERLRKLPGVEGVEYGGELTERLVQVLSGSRLAMGVLVGLLLLNTFFSVMGSIRLSLESRKEALGIMLLVGATRRFIQAPFVVEGILLTLGASLLAVAFGSLLYRGLAQGLQGLLPFLPVLGVKDLSQTGLMVLALAVVLGAGGAFMATRSYLREV, from the coding sequence ATGTACGCCTTCCGCGAGGGCCTGCGGCAGATTCTCCGTCATCCCACGGCCAGTCTCGCCACTTTTTTTACCGCCCTCGTCTCCTTCGCTCTCCTTTACTTTCTGGGCCTCGTCCTATGGAACCTGGAGCGGGTAGTGCATACCCTGGAGAGGGAACTGGAAGTGGCGGCCTTCCTGCAAAAAGGGGCCGATGTGGAAGCCATCCTCAGCGAGATCCAGGGCTGGGGTGAAGTGGGGGAGGTGCGGCTTCAGAGCAAGGAGGAGGCCCTGGCCCAGCTGGTTCTGGACTACCCCTACCTGGCCGAAGCCAAGGACCTGGTGGAGAACCCCTTGCCCGACACCTTGCGCCTGAGGCTTAAGGACCCGGAGGCGGTGCGCACGGTGGCGGAAAGGCTCAGGAAGCTTCCGGGGGTAGAGGGGGTGGAATACGGAGGCGAGCTAACGGAAAGGCTGGTTCAGGTGCTGTCTGGAAGCCGCTTGGCCATGGGGGTCCTGGTGGGGCTTCTTCTCCTCAACACCTTCTTCAGCGTCATGGGCTCCATACGCCTATCCCTGGAAAGCCGGAAGGAAGCCCTGGGCATCATGCTCCTGGTGGGGGCCACCCGGCGGTTTATCCAGGCTCCCTTCGTGGTGGAAGGGATCCTGCTCACCCTGGGGGCCAGCCTCCTGGCGGTGGCTTTCGGCAGCCTCCTGTACCGGGGCCTGGCCCAGGGCCTCCAGGGACTCCTTCCCTTTCTGCCCGTGCTGGGGGTCAAGGACCTCTCCCAGACGGGGCTCATGGTCCTAGCCCTGGCGGTGGTCCTGGGGGCCGGTGGGGCCTTCATGGCCACCCGGTCCTATCTGAGGGAAGTCTAG
- a CDS encoding murein hydrolase activator EnvC family protein — translation MGFPWILLPLVLCPGFLLGVLAQNVPAQERTVRNLEDQLNQAKALEEQSQKRIRLLNQELARLSTRVENLLKEKARLEGEIARLEKERAALSRQIAQLKEEIGLTEGRIAKLERDLESLKERLQALMRSLHREKAGRYLPLLRAQSFTDLAVRARWVGYISERDAELVRTLQATLKALREERERLGLLLADLTAKEKALGETQRALEGQKKELEATLSGLRQEEQGKRALLRDALLERQRLQAQLAALQARVLAERQRLLELKRQEEERRRREEERRRQEAERRQAASQPSPRQASVVVPPPPLPATVGRLAFPVPGGRILVPYGQEGPFQVIQGPAPGSPVQAAADGYVAGILYLPNLGYTVMLVHTETLSTVYTNLQEPLVQEGERVQRGQLLGYTGGGLLIRPEEVEFRVAVRVGGETRFVDPSAYY, via the coding sequence ATGGGTTTCCCCTGGATCCTCCTTCCCCTGGTTCTGTGCCCGGGCTTCCTGCTGGGGGTCTTGGCCCAGAACGTGCCTGCCCAGGAGCGCACCGTGCGCAACCTGGAAGACCAGCTGAACCAGGCCAAGGCCCTGGAGGAGCAAAGCCAAAAGCGAATCCGCCTCCTAAACCAGGAGCTTGCCCGCTTATCCACCCGGGTGGAGAACCTGCTTAAGGAGAAAGCCCGCCTCGAGGGGGAGATCGCCCGATTGGAGAAGGAGCGCGCTGCCTTAAGCCGGCAGATCGCCCAGTTGAAAGAGGAAATCGGCCTGACGGAAGGGCGCATCGCCAAGCTGGAAAGGGACCTGGAAAGCTTAAAGGAGCGGCTCCAGGCCCTGATGCGAAGCCTGCACCGGGAGAAAGCCGGCCGCTACCTCCCCCTCCTCCGGGCCCAGTCCTTTACCGACCTGGCGGTGCGAGCCCGCTGGGTGGGGTACATCTCGGAGCGGGATGCGGAGCTGGTCCGTACCCTTCAGGCCACCTTGAAGGCCCTAAGGGAAGAGCGGGAGCGCCTAGGCCTTCTCCTCGCCGACCTCACCGCCAAGGAAAAGGCTCTCGGGGAAACCCAAAGGGCCTTGGAAGGGCAGAAGAAGGAGCTGGAGGCCACCCTCTCCGGCCTTAGGCAGGAAGAACAGGGCAAAAGGGCCCTTCTCCGGGACGCCCTCTTGGAACGGCAACGCCTCCAAGCCCAGCTGGCCGCCCTCCAGGCCAGGGTGCTGGCGGAACGGCAACGCCTCTTGGAGCTTAAGCGCCAGGAAGAGGAGCGGCGAAGGCGGGAGGAGGAGCGGAGGAGGCAGGAGGCCGAGCGCCGCCAGGCGGCCAGCCAACCCTCACCCCGCCAGGCCAGCGTGGTGGTACCCCCTCCCCCCTTGCCCGCCACCGTGGGCCGGCTGGCCTTTCCCGTGCCCGGGGGCAGGATCCTGGTGCCCTATGGGCAGGAAGGGCCTTTCCAGGTGATCCAGGGCCCCGCTCCGGGAAGCCCGGTACAGGCTGCCGCCGACGGGTACGTGGCCGGGATCCTCTACCTGCCCAACCTGGGCTACACGGTGATGCTGGTGCACACGGAAACCCTTTCCACCGTCTACACCAACCTGCAGGAGCCCTTGGTCCAGGAGGGAGAAAGGGTGCAAAGGGGCCAGCTTCTCGGCTACACGGGGGGCGGCCTCCTCATCCGCCCGGAGGAGGTGGAGTTCAGGGTAGCGGTACGCGTGGGCGGAGAGACCCGCTTCGTGGATCCCTCCGCCTACTACTGA
- the hpf gene encoding ribosome hibernation-promoting factor, HPF/YfiA family → MKVYKLIGRNLEITDAIRDYVERKLSRLDRYQNGELMAKVVLSLAGSNHVARKAKAEVQVDLPGGLVRVEEEDPDLYAAIDRMVDRLETQLKRYKERRFVGKRHTYQGPLPPEVRDLEALRKPEEEEGPRIVRVKRFEMKPMDPEEAAFQMEALGHDFFVFRNAKTDEINVIYRRKDGNYGLIEPA, encoded by the coding sequence ATGAAGGTCTACAAACTCATCGGTCGTAACCTGGAGATCACCGACGCCATTCGGGACTACGTGGAGAGGAAGCTTTCCCGCCTGGACCGCTACCAGAATGGGGAGCTCATGGCCAAGGTGGTTCTTTCCTTGGCGGGCAGCAACCACGTGGCCCGCAAGGCCAAGGCCGAGGTGCAGGTGGACCTCCCCGGGGGGCTCGTCAGGGTGGAGGAGGAGGACCCTGACCTTTATGCGGCCATCGACCGCATGGTGGACCGGCTGGAAACCCAGCTGAAGCGCTACAAGGAGCGGCGCTTCGTAGGCAAGCGGCACACCTACCAGGGGCCGCTACCTCCCGAGGTGCGGGACCTCGAGGCCCTGCGCAAGCCCGAGGAGGAGGAAGGCCCCAGGATCGTCCGGGTCAAGCGCTTTGAGATGAAGCCCATGGACCCCGAGGAGGCCGCCTTCCAGATGGAGGCCTTGGGCCACGACTTCTTCGTGTTCCGCAACGCCAAGACGGACGAGATCAACGTCATCTACCGCCGCAAGGACGGCAACTACGGGCTTATTGAGCCCGCATAA
- the ftsE gene encoding cell division ATP-binding protein FtsE, producing MIAFHRVGLEYPRTGTKALYNVSLEVKKGEFVYVVGHSGAGKSTLLSLILRRLLPTQGTVYFGGQNLKLLKGDQVALHRRRIGMVFQDHRLLSDMTVEENLAFVLRVQGVPQREWGERITTALRRVGLSHKKRAFPEELSVGEAQRVAIARALLLDPPVILADEPTGNLDLENALQVLDILKAAHQRGATVVVATHSRELLEAYPARVVVLKAGQVVRDERPGEGGSIRVRESPDRGGKEGV from the coding sequence ATGATCGCCTTCCACCGGGTGGGCCTAGAATACCCCCGCACGGGGACCAAGGCGCTTTACAACGTGAGCCTCGAGGTGAAGAAGGGGGAGTTCGTCTACGTGGTGGGGCACTCGGGGGCGGGAAAGTCCACCCTGCTTTCCCTGATCCTGCGCCGGCTCCTTCCCACCCAAGGAACGGTGTACTTTGGCGGACAGAACCTGAAGCTCCTCAAGGGGGACCAGGTGGCCCTCCACCGCCGCCGGATCGGCATGGTCTTCCAAGACCACCGCCTCCTTTCCGACATGACGGTGGAGGAGAACCTGGCCTTTGTCCTCCGGGTGCAGGGGGTTCCCCAGAGGGAGTGGGGGGAACGCATCACCACCGCCCTGCGCCGGGTGGGGCTTTCCCACAAGAAAAGGGCCTTTCCCGAGGAGCTTTCCGTGGGCGAGGCCCAGCGGGTGGCCATAGCCCGGGCCTTGCTCCTGGACCCCCCGGTGATCCTGGCGGACGAGCCCACGGGGAACCTGGACCTGGAAAATGCCCTGCAGGTGCTGGATATCCTCAAGGCTGCCCACCAGCGGGGGGCCACGGTGGTGGTGGCCACCCATAGCCGCGAGCTCCTGGAGGCCTACCCGGCCCGGGTGGTGGTGCTGAAGGCGGGCCAGGTGGTGCGGGACGAACGTCCGGGGGAAGGTGGTAGCATAAGGGTAAGGGAAAGCCCTGACCGGGGCGGAAAGGAGGGCGTATGA
- a CDS encoding S41 family peptidase — translation MKKRAWFLAGLGVILALVYAQLPRPQAENLLQNPNGQALLEVYQRIQQDYLETLPREKLNALLEGAIGGMVSALKDPFTSYSPPQRASVRQEDLRGEFFGIGATLSPANPDGTGAKIEGVMKGLPAQRAGMRAGDVILEVDGEDVTGLPLVEVVARIRGREGTKVTIKVRREGTPAPLVFELIREKVEIVSVSTGRIGDVGYVALETFGNFKVEDQLKKAIDGLKAQGIKKLIFDLRDNGGGLLDQGCAVASAFLKEGPIVYTRTKNLTRVWCEASGKPLWDGPMVVLVNGNSASASEIVAGALQDYGRAKIIGEKTFGKGVGQTPYTLANGGELTLVTFEWLTPKRRAINKEGLKPDIEVKDTRFPTPFSLQGAGAPPGAEVTVTLNGKTVKVKADAEGKFTYAEPQRQRPLPEERGQAVLDLEEDAILKRALEELNATR, via the coding sequence ATGAAAAAACGCGCGTGGTTCCTCGCAGGGCTCGGGGTGATCCTGGCCCTGGTATACGCCCAGCTTCCAAGGCCCCAGGCGGAAAACCTCCTGCAAAACCCCAACGGCCAGGCCCTGTTGGAGGTTTACCAAAGGATCCAACAGGACTACCTGGAAACCCTTCCCCGGGAAAAGCTCAACGCCCTATTGGAAGGGGCCATCGGCGGCATGGTCTCCGCCTTGAAGGATCCCTTCACCAGCTACTCTCCCCCCCAGCGGGCCAGCGTCCGCCAGGAGGACCTAAGGGGCGAGTTCTTCGGCATCGGGGCCACCCTCTCCCCCGCCAATCCCGACGGCACCGGGGCCAAGATCGAGGGGGTGATGAAGGGCCTGCCTGCCCAGCGGGCGGGGATGCGGGCCGGGGATGTGATCCTCGAGGTGGACGGGGAGGACGTCACGGGTCTTCCCCTGGTGGAGGTGGTGGCCCGGATCCGGGGCCGGGAGGGCACCAAGGTCACCATCAAGGTGCGCCGGGAAGGGACCCCCGCCCCCCTGGTCTTTGAGCTCATCCGGGAAAAGGTGGAGATCGTCTCGGTTTCCACGGGCAGGATCGGGGACGTGGGCTATGTGGCCCTGGAGACCTTCGGCAACTTCAAGGTGGAGGACCAGCTTAAGAAGGCCATTGACGGGCTCAAGGCCCAGGGCATCAAGAAGCTCATCTTTGACCTGCGGGATAACGGGGGCGGCCTCCTGGACCAGGGGTGCGCCGTGGCCAGCGCCTTCTTGAAGGAAGGCCCCATCGTCTACACCCGCACCAAGAACCTCACCCGGGTCTGGTGCGAGGCCTCGGGAAAGCCCCTTTGGGATGGGCCCATGGTGGTCCTGGTGAACGGGAACTCGGCTTCCGCCAGCGAGATCGTGGCCGGGGCCCTGCAGGACTACGGCCGGGCCAAGATCATCGGGGAAAAGACCTTCGGCAAGGGCGTGGGCCAGACCCCCTACACCCTGGCCAACGGGGGGGAGCTCACCCTGGTCACCTTTGAATGGCTCACCCCTAAGCGCCGGGCCATCAACAAGGAGGGCCTGAAGCCCGACATCGAGGTCAAGGACACCCGTTTCCCCACCCCCTTCTCCCTGCAAGGGGCCGGGGCGCCTCCTGGGGCTGAGGTCACCGTGACCCTAAACGGGAAGACGGTGAAGGTCAAGGCCGATGCCGAGGGGAAGTTCACCTACGCCGAGCCCCAGCGCCAGCGGCCCCTCCCCGAGGAGCGGGGGCAGGCGGTCTTGGACCTGGAAGAAGACGCCATCCTCAAGCGGGCCTTGGAGGAGCTGAACGCCACCCGCTAG